Below is a genomic region from Deltaproteobacteria bacterium.
GCCGCCGGCCCGGCAAGCGAAGCGAGCGCCCTGGCCGCGACCTTCCGGGTATGTCCGTCCGGGCCTTCGAGAAAATCGTAGAGCACCTCGATCGAGCTGGTCGAACCGATGGATTCGAGTGCGGCGACCACCTCGCGGAGCTCGTTTTTGCCGACCCTGCTCACCAGCTCCTTCAAGACCGGGACCGCGGAAACGGCCCTCATCTCGCCGAGTGCCTTCACTATGACCTTGAGGCTTTTGCCTCCCTTAAGCAGCTTCTCCTTAAGGGCCGGCAGGAATCTCCGGCCGGATACGCTTACCGTCGAATCGACCAGAAGGGCCTCAGTCTCCTCATCAATGTCGTTCTGGTCATCTATGTAGCTGAATATGCAGTCCAGCGCCTCGGGCATCTTCAGGAGCGAAAGCCCCCTTATGGCCTTGAGCTGCCCGGCCCTGTCGGTCTCCTCTTCGAACTTCCTTGTGAGAAAGGCGAAGTAAGTCTTCCTGAATTCCGGGTCAGGCCTGAAGTCCGAGCCGGCCGAGAAGACCTTTTCGAGTAGTTCGACTATCGCGCCGGTGCTGAAGTCCTTTCCCTTCCGCACCATGGGCTCGAGCTTCTGCAGGACCGCCGACGCGTCGACGGCGGAAGCCATCTTCGCGACTGCGTCGATAGCCGCCTCCTTTATAAGCCCGGAGTCCGTCTCCGTCATCCTCATGAGGGGCTGAAGGGCCCTCCTGTCCTGCATGAGGCCGAGGCCTTCAATAGCTGAAAACTTGACCCATTCCTCCTGGTCCTCAAGCGCGCTAAGGAGCGCCGGGACAGACTCCTGGTCCCTGAGCTTCCCGAGGCAGACCGCGGCCGAGGCCCTGACGTTCGGGTTTTCGTGCTTGATGAGCGGGTAAAGGAGGTTCAGGAACTCGTCATTCCTGGTATTGGAAATGATGTCGATGGCGAACTTGACCACGTCCTGGTCGCTGTCCTTCAAGAGGGTCGCGAGTGCCGACGATGCGTCCTGCCCCAGGAGCTCGAGTATCTCTATCCCGATGTTCCTTATGGCGGCGCTCGGGTCCTTAAGGAGCGGCACCATGGCCTCGGCGACCTCCGGGCCGCCGATGGAGGTAAGCGCATTAAGGGCCGCCTCCCTCACTCCCGGGTCCGCGTCCCTCAACGCCTCGGTAAGGGCAGGCACAAACCCGTTGAGCCTGCCCTCCTCGATCCTCTCGCAGGCGTCCCTTCTCAGGCAAGGGTCCTCCGAGGCGAGCATGTCCCTCAAGGAATCGATATCGACGTTTTCCATAACCACCCCTTCATGTTATCGGGTAAAAGGCAGTTTTTCTTTAATCCATTTGAAAATGGCGACTTCTAAAATTTGAGATTTTTCCCGCTTTCCCCGGTAGCCCGGAATAAAAGCGGAGCATGTATGTGAATATGCGAGTATTTTTATTCACATCCGAAGCAGAGTCCGGGGAAAAGATCGATTTTTTGGATATTGCCAAATGGGTTATAGGGTCCTCTTAAGCCTCCCCTTAAGCCTGTGCATGGTCTGACTGT
It encodes:
- a CDS encoding HEAT repeat domain-containing protein — protein: MENVDIDSLRDMLASEDPCLRRDACERIEEGRLNGFVPALTEALRDADPGVREAALNALTSIGGPEVAEAMVPLLKDPSAAIRNIGIEILELLGQDASSALATLLKDSDQDVVKFAIDIISNTRNDEFLNLLYPLIKHENPNVRASAAVCLGKLRDQESVPALLSALEDQEEWVKFSAIEGLGLMQDRRALQPLMRMTETDSGLIKEAAIDAVAKMASAVDASAVLQKLEPMVRKGKDFSTGAIVELLEKVFSAGSDFRPDPEFRKTYFAFLTRKFEEETDRAGQLKAIRGLSLLKMPEALDCIFSYIDDQNDIDEETEALLVDSTVSVSGRRFLPALKEKLLKGGKSLKVIVKALGEMRAVSAVPVLKELVSRVGKNELREVVAALESIGSTSSIEVLYDFLEGPDGHTRKVAARALASLAGPAAVTRLFDAVRKESYRDVMEEITDSLALIPADSVRKGFTSFLEDPNEQMREMGARGLGLIGDEKALDSLKAAAQDRSPSVRKAAYKSMARLGFPYAADVLIKGLADDSDDVKLSVLKGLNGWSGEKIKSALVRSLMDRNIWVRYHSVLLLGELGEHDIENLIIEKLIKDEAPVKAAAARALERLGATAAVGALEQFVNHPDPSVRGAVESAIETLRC